One segment of Colius striatus isolate bColStr4 chromosome 11, bColStr4.1.hap1, whole genome shotgun sequence DNA contains the following:
- the FAM237A gene encoding protein FAM237A produces MDIGSKGSIRCNMRLTYTLLIMGAFCMTPFLSQTDPLALGRADPQCWESSSAVLLEMKKPRISDSVSGFWDFMIFLKSSENLKHGALFWDLAQIFWDIYVECVLSRTHGLGRRQLAEAEQITILHSQFTGKKKGTFSHIQRSSVLKKKDMFEDLISIHMHKSRSALLRIIGELGEKRNWYI; encoded by the exons ATGGACATTGGGAGCAAAGGAAGTATCCGCTGCAACATGAGGCTCACGTACACTCTGCTAATCATGGGAGCATTCTGCATGACACCATTCCTCAGTCAAACTGATCCACTAGCACTTGGACGAGCAGACCCTCAATGCTGGGAATCTTCCTCAGCTGTCTTACTGGAGATGAAGAAGCCACGCATTTCTGACTCCGTCAGTGGCTTTTGGGACTTCATGATCTTCCTAAAATCATCAGAGAACTTGAAACATGGGGCACTGTTCTGGGACCTGGCTCAGATCTTCTGGGATATCTATGTGGAATGTGTGCTCTCTAGAACCCATGGTCTAGGGAGAAGGCAGTTAGCAGAAGCTGAACAGATTACTATTCTACATTCACagttcacagggaaaaaaaaag GGACATTTTCTCATATTCAGAGGTCATCTGTTCTGAAGAAGAAAGACATGTTTGAAGATTTGATAAGTATTCACATGCATAAGAGTAGATCAGCGTTACTCAGAATCATTGGAGAACTAGGGGAAAAGAGGAACTGGTACATTTAG